One stretch of Manis pentadactyla isolate mManPen7 chromosome 10, mManPen7.hap1, whole genome shotgun sequence DNA includes these proteins:
- the LOC130679280 gene encoding olfactory receptor 6C2-like, with protein sequence MKSVMRNHSTIRTFIILGLTNDPQLEILVFIFLFISYTLSLIGNLAIISLILVDSHLKTAMYFFLQNFSFLEISFTTSGVPTYLYIISSGNRAISIKACFSQIFFVVLFGATEYFLLAVMSYDRYVAICKPLHYVTIMNSRVCRNLILSCWASGLLIILPPLGLSLNLEFCDFVIDHFFCDASPILKNSCSDTWFIEQLVVFFAVLTFIMTFVCIVLSYVYIIRTILRLPSTQKRKKAFSTCSSHMIVVCITYGSGIFIYIKPSAKNEVAVNKVVSLLIMSVAPLLNPFIYTLRNKQVKQSFHDSLKRLAFISKKY encoded by the coding sequence ATGAAGTCAGTGATGAGAAACCATTCAACAATAAGAACATTCATCATTCTGGGATTGACAAATGATCCACAACTAGAgattttggtttttatatttctgtttatcTCATATACATTAAGTTTAATTGGGAATCTGGccataatttcactcatcttggtggattctcatttaaaaacagctatgtatttttttcttcaaaatttctctttcttagaaatctcattcacaacttctggtgtccccacatacctctACATCATATCAAGTGGGAACAGGGCGATCAGCATCAAAGCCTGCTTCAGtcaaattttttttgtggtcCTCTTTGGAGCTACAGAATATTTTCTGTTGgctgtgatgtcctatgaccgctatgtggccatctgcaaacccctgcattacgtGACCATCATGAACAGCAGAGTCTGCAGGAACCTCATCCTCAGTTGTTGGGCATCTGGCTTATTGATTATCCTTCCACCCCTTGGTTTGAGCCTTaatctggaattctgtgactTTGTTATTGACCATTTTTTCTGTGATGCTTCTCCAATACTGAAGAATTCATGCTCAGACACATGGTTCATTGAACAGCTAGTTGTATTCTTTGCTGTGTTGACTTTCATAATGACCTTTGTGTGTATAGTTCTGTCCTATGTATACATCATTAGGACGATTCTAAGATTACCCTcaacccagaaaagaaaaaaagccttttctacatgttcttcccacatgattgtgGTTTGCATCACCTATGGAAGCGGTATCTTTATCTATATCAAACCTTCAGCTAAGAACGAAGTGGCAGTTAATAAGGTGGTTTCTCTGCTAATTATGTCTGTAGCCCCTTTGTTGAACCCCTTCATTTATACCCTAAGAAATAAGCAagtaaagcagtctttccatgatAGTCTCAAAAGACTTgcatttatttcaaagaaatattag